In Candidatus Hydrogenedentota bacterium, one genomic interval encodes:
- a CDS encoding type II toxin-antitoxin system prevent-host-death family antitoxin, protein MNTVDVSALKENLPQYLDRVNDDHAPLLVTRASGKPAILMSLEDYNAYEETAYLMASPRNAQRLDESIAALSKGEGTIHELLEE, encoded by the coding sequence ATGAACACTGTAGACGTCAGTGCGCTTAAAGAAAACTTGCCCCAATACCTAGATCGGGTCAACGATGATCATGCTCCACTCCTTGTGACCCGTGCCTCTGGCAAGCCAGCGATTCTCATGTCGCTGGAAGACTACAATGCCTACGAGGAGACAGCCTATCTTATGGCCAGCCCCCGCAATGCCCAGCGTCTCGACGAGTCCATCGCGGCGCTATCAAAGGGTGAGGGCACGATTCATGAACTGCTCGAAGAATGA